A stretch of the Saccharolobus caldissimus genome encodes the following:
- a CDS encoding CoB--CoM heterodisulfide reductase iron-sulfur subunit A family protein, which translates to MNNKSVLVIGGGPAGLSAAKELANMGVNVILVEREAFLGGTPKRLKYSLLFPELRPASEVIDPLVKSVESNGNIKIYTESIVDAAKTISDGFEVSIKDKKGNLKTEKVNAIIAASGFEHFDSRRKYEYGYGIIPNIYQISDIEGMLHDNKLVTTKGTPPKRVAILLCVGSRDATVGNTYCSRVCCAVSIKQAMEIKQRIPDAVVHIYYMDIRTYGLMEDKLYWKAQLDYRIGFIRGRISEFMRGPNDTVIIKGEDTMNLNRALAVPYDMVILANGMELGLGSKQVAKVLGLELEEHGFVKPLDPDRLPVQSTRKGIFLAGAITGPKTISDSITEGYAAAMKAYQYVTYGIWEESDFAKKSAEAQVIHH; encoded by the coding sequence GTGAATAATAAGTCTGTTTTAGTTATTGGTGGAGGTCCTGCAGGTCTTTCAGCAGCTAAAGAATTAGCTAATATGGGAGTTAATGTAATTTTAGTAGAGAGAGAAGCGTTTTTAGGTGGAACGCCTAAGAGATTAAAATATAGTCTTCTTTTCCCAGAATTAAGGCCTGCATCAGAGGTTATAGATCCCTTAGTTAAGTCAGTTGAAAGTAATGGAAATATTAAGATTTATACTGAAAGTATTGTTGACGCCGCAAAAACAATTTCAGATGGTTTTGAGGTTAGTATTAAAGACAAAAAAGGGAATCTGAAAACTGAGAAAGTTAATGCTATAATTGCAGCATCTGGTTTTGAACACTTCGATTCGAGAAGGAAGTATGAGTATGGTTATGGTATAATTCCTAATATTTATCAAATATCAGATATTGAGGGCATGCTACATGATAATAAGTTAGTTACAACTAAGGGAACTCCACCTAAAAGGGTTGCGATATTGCTATGTGTAGGTTCTAGAGATGCCACTGTAGGTAATACTTACTGTTCAAGAGTATGTTGCGCGGTATCAATAAAGCAGGCAATGGAAATTAAGCAAAGAATACCAGATGCAGTAGTTCATATTTACTATATGGATATAAGAACTTATGGATTAATGGAAGACAAGCTATACTGGAAGGCCCAATTAGATTATAGAATAGGATTTATTAGAGGTAGAATTTCAGAATTCATGAGAGGTCCAAATGATACAGTTATAATAAAGGGAGAGGATACTATGAATCTTAATAGGGCTTTAGCAGTACCCTACGATATGGTTATATTAGCTAATGGTATGGAACTAGGATTAGGATCTAAGCAAGTAGCTAAAGTATTAGGCTTAGAATTAGAAGAACATGGGTTTGTGAAGCCTTTGGATCCAGATAGATTACCAGTACAATCTACTAGAAAGGGGATATTCCTAGCTGGTGCTATAACTGGACCTAAGACCATATCAGATTCAATAACTGAGGGATATGCTGCAGCAATGAAAGCATATCAATATGTAACTTATGGAATATGGGAGGAATCTGATTTCGCTAAGAAATCTGCAGAAGCACAGGTGATACACCATTAA
- a CDS encoding 4Fe-4S dicluster domain-containing protein encodes MPIPEIEKPIIKGLIQKDKVIVDGIELDGTWNAFMIERTQTGYDPSVWDEIANTLEGVTISACWQCGTCTSGCTMREYDPNFGPRRFIDLARKGDKQALIELQDSIWRCVSCQKCTHRCPKGVLVEEVVHAIHHYLLKHGLVKKDPGTIFDELFLQTVIKNGGRISELTLGAAAAKAGMVTLSLKDMINIGAAVMRGGLIKDLLRPNRVKDWDKIQKVLEEAMKEEVVPE; translated from the coding sequence TTGCCCATTCCTGAAATAGAAAAGCCAATTATTAAAGGTCTAATTCAAAAAGATAAAGTAATAGTAGATGGTATAGAACTTGACGGTACCTGGAATGCATTCATGATAGAGAGAACGCAGACTGGTTACGATCCTAGTGTATGGGATGAAATAGCTAATACATTAGAGGGAGTTACTATAAGTGCATGTTGGCAATGCGGGACATGTACATCAGGTTGTACAATGAGGGAGTATGATCCCAATTTCGGGCCTAGGAGATTTATAGATTTAGCAAGAAAAGGCGATAAGCAGGCTTTAATTGAATTACAAGATTCGATATGGAGATGTGTATCATGTCAAAAATGCACGCATAGATGTCCAAAAGGTGTGTTAGTAGAAGAGGTAGTTCACGCAATACACCATTATTTATTAAAACACGGACTAGTAAAGAAAGATCCAGGAACTATATTTGACGAACTATTTTTACAAACAGTAATCAAAAACGGTGGAAGAATATCTGAACTAACGTTAGGTGCAGCTGCTGCGAAAGCTGGAATGGTAACCTTAAGCTTGAAAGACATGATAAATATAGGTGCAGCAGTCATGAGAGGTGGCCTTATTAAAGATTTATTAAGACCAAATAGAGTAAAGGATTGGGATAAGATACAGAAAGTATTAGAAGAAGCAATGAAAGAGGAGGTGGTACCAGAATGA
- a CDS encoding 4Fe-4S dicluster domain-containing protein encodes MATKTILPPLPDDPRFLDMSYEIQGALPEEQRNLLSNLKPEERELAIKFWEAVKSDFRFNEYLRGCLNCGVCTSGCPAAKFYDFGPREMIQYMMRDAVDKIWEFVNKKVWACVQCYTCSMRCPFNNEIAGLIMLLREYAVKFGLQSAKEVLAPYRRVLLTVITMGNQVTPDMIQPDAFPDWGPQAVEESKNMDVYRKAIPVDLMQRTDIGWHASLQTAVEMMTIFIEAGVLDSLKNIDKDLYDMIMDIYEERKQQLEEIKEKWEKGELKEEELPDSWLEL; translated from the coding sequence ATGGCAACTAAGACTATATTACCCCCTCTACCTGATGATCCTAGATTTCTTGATATGTCATATGAAATACAAGGTGCTCTGCCAGAAGAACAAAGAAATCTCTTAAGTAACCTAAAGCCAGAAGAAAGAGAATTAGCTATAAAATTCTGGGAAGCAGTTAAAAGCGATTTCAGATTTAATGAATATCTCAGGGGTTGTCTAAATTGTGGGGTCTGTACTTCTGGGTGTCCTGCAGCTAAGTTCTACGATTTTGGTCCAAGAGAGATGATACAATACATGATGAGGGATGCGGTAGATAAAATATGGGAATTTGTTAATAAGAAAGTTTGGGCTTGTGTACAATGTTATACATGTTCAATGAGATGTCCATTTAATAATGAGATAGCAGGACTTATAATGTTGCTTAGAGAATACGCAGTTAAATTTGGATTACAATCAGCTAAAGAAGTTTTAGCTCCTTATAGAAGAGTTTTGCTGACAGTAATTACAATGGGCAATCAAGTTACACCAGATATGATTCAACCAGATGCTTTCCCAGATTGGGGCCCTCAAGCTGTAGAGGAATCGAAGAATATGGATGTTTATAGGAAGGCTATACCAGTAGATTTGATGCAGAGGACTGACATAGGTTGGCATGCTTCTTTACAGACTGCAGTCGAAATGATGACAATATTTATTGAGGCTGGAGTTTTAGATTCGTTGAAAAATATAGATAAAGATTTATATGATATGATTATGGATATATACGAAGAAAGGAAACAGCAATTAGAGGAGATTAAGGAAAAGTGGGAGAAAGGAGAATTAAAAGAAGAGGAATTGCCAGATAGTTGGCTAGAATTATAG
- a CDS encoding CoB--CoM heterodisulfide reductase iron-sulfur subunit B family protein, giving the protein MLNQEKQIEKAVQEAFPMSDVIDWNEVYQRIIYRYSSPHSLQHIKEEMYKLEDKGEIIVHHIKPYNNPVEAQTLNGIPKKIPTTKLWHHKSCGQCGHIPGYPTSVFWVMNRLEIDYLDEPHQTSCTGWNYHASGASNPVALAGVYVRNMWRAYETGYFPLIHCGTSFGHYKEVRNMIILHKEIRDKLRPIMRKLDMDIVIPEEVVHYSEWLYVMSKKAAQQKKYNLDNIKAAVHTPCHVYKLVPEDTIYDPEVFQGRRPAAPSGTVQNFGAKLVDYSTWWDCCGFGFRHILTEREFSRSFALFKKVIPAVEEANADVFVTSDTGCVTTLDKSQWAGKAHGFNYNLPVLADAQFVALAMGADPYIIAQIHWHATDVEGFLRKIGVPVDDYKEKFIQYLQDLREGKAEPQYIYPKHRKIDFYLALPDRVKWYKPQAQK; this is encoded by the coding sequence ATGTTGAATCAGGAAAAGCAAATAGAAAAAGCAGTACAAGAGGCTTTTCCAATGTCTGATGTTATTGATTGGAATGAGGTATATCAGAGAATAATCTATAGATACAGCAGTCCTCACAGTCTTCAACATATAAAGGAAGAGATGTATAAACTAGAAGATAAGGGAGAGATAATAGTACATCATATTAAACCATATAATAATCCGGTTGAAGCACAAACATTAAATGGCATACCGAAGAAGATTCCAACAACCAAATTATGGCATCATAAGAGTTGTGGGCAATGTGGGCATATTCCTGGCTATCCTACGTCTGTCTTTTGGGTTATGAATAGGTTAGAAATAGATTACTTAGATGAACCTCACCAAACTTCATGTACTGGTTGGAACTATCATGCATCGGGTGCATCTAACCCAGTTGCACTAGCTGGAGTTTATGTAAGAAACATGTGGAGGGCTTATGAGACAGGATACTTCCCCTTAATACACTGTGGGACTTCCTTTGGTCATTATAAGGAAGTAAGAAATATGATAATATTGCATAAGGAAATTAGGGATAAACTGAGACCTATTATGAGGAAATTAGATATGGATATAGTAATCCCTGAGGAAGTTGTCCATTATTCTGAATGGTTATACGTTATGAGTAAGAAGGCTGCACAACAAAAGAAATACAATTTAGATAATATCAAGGCAGCAGTTCATACGCCTTGTCATGTTTATAAATTAGTACCAGAAGATACGATTTACGATCCTGAAGTATTTCAAGGAAGAAGACCTGCTGCACCATCCGGGACAGTTCAGAATTTCGGTGCTAAGTTAGTAGACTATTCTACTTGGTGGGATTGCTGTGGATTTGGATTTAGGCATATATTAACAGAAAGAGAATTTAGTAGGAGTTTTGCTCTATTTAAGAAAGTTATACCAGCAGTAGAGGAAGCCAATGCTGATGTGTTTGTAACATCAGATACTGGCTGTGTCACTACTCTTGATAAAAGTCAATGGGCTGGCAAGGCACACGGATTTAACTATAATTTACCAGTTTTAGCTGATGCCCAATTTGTAGCCTTAGCAATGGGTGCAGATCCTTATATAATAGCTCAAATACATTGGCATGCTACAGATGTTGAAGGTTTCTTAAGGAAGATAGGAGTTCCAGTAGACGATTATAAGGAGAAATTCATTCAGTATTTACAGGATCTAAGAGAAGGTAAGGCTGAGCCGCAATACATTTATCCTAAACATAGAAAAATAGATTTCTACCTAGCCCTTCCAGATAGAGTTAAGTGGTATAAGCCACAAGCTCAAAAATAA
- a CDS encoding glycosyltransferase — protein MQMSLTSILASILIIISTIYLGFFTLINLFILSTNNLDDSLDNKKDKEHYNDKVVFVIPVKDDPSILRSLPGYKGLEYENYDVVIIDDSDSEDFVKTLDEVASRLGFIHIVRPKEIRVGRKGAALNYAIDRISYLNPKYVIVMDADHIPDKHLVTYALSLMKAKNVKVLIGYQKHDLGDYGPFGKYYRIIHALSIFSLMARDKLRLAPIFTGSVGVFEYEWLKNNRFDDKSITEDWELSLRSYINGSFSHHVTNKVFSHCAVPQDIKWFIRQQIRWAEGTIADFKRHFVSLIKTEKLSIKEKIGLVYQGLLYSQSLVILISFVLSLIFYKVSTMHTIPFISAPVIILSLISWLGLFIRGLEIENMKLDISVLVFSFLMIYIMSLFYSYGTVKGLILKKRSWIVTKRRS, from the coding sequence ATGCAAATGTCATTAACGTCAATTTTAGCTTCAATACTCATTATCATATCGACTATATATTTGGGATTTTTTACACTAATTAACTTATTTATATTGTCTACAAATAATTTAGATGATTCATTAGATAATAAGAAGGATAAGGAACATTATAATGATAAGGTAGTTTTCGTAATACCGGTAAAAGATGATCCTTCAATCTTAAGATCTTTACCTGGATATAAAGGACTAGAATATGAAAATTATGACGTAGTTATAATTGATGACTCAGATTCGGAGGACTTCGTTAAGACTTTAGATGAGGTTGCTTCCCGACTTGGCTTTATTCATATTGTAAGGCCAAAAGAAATTAGAGTAGGCAGAAAAGGGGCTGCCCTAAATTATGCTATAGATAGGATATCCTATCTCAATCCTAAATATGTTATAGTAATGGATGCTGATCACATACCCGATAAACATCTGGTAACGTATGCATTATCATTAATGAAAGCTAAAAATGTTAAAGTTCTTATAGGTTATCAGAAACACGATTTAGGTGATTATGGACCTTTCGGAAAATATTATAGAATCATCCACGCCTTATCAATATTCAGTCTCATGGCTAGGGATAAGTTAAGATTAGCACCAATTTTTACTGGATCCGTAGGAGTTTTTGAATATGAATGGTTAAAGAATAATAGGTTCGATGATAAATCCATTACGGAGGATTGGGAGTTATCATTAAGGAGTTATATTAATGGGAGTTTTTCACATCATGTAACAAATAAAGTTTTTTCGCACTGTGCCGTTCCGCAAGACATTAAGTGGTTTATAAGACAGCAAATAAGATGGGCTGAGGGAACAATTGCTGACTTTAAGAGACATTTTGTCTCCTTAATAAAAACGGAAAAATTGAGTATAAAGGAGAAAATAGGATTGGTTTACCAAGGTTTGTTATATTCTCAATCCTTAGTTATTTTAATATCATTTGTTCTCTCTTTAATATTTTATAAAGTTAGTACTATGCACACTATACCTTTCATTTCGGCCCCAGTAATTATCTTATCATTAATCTCTTGGTTAGGATTATTTATTAGAGGTTTAGAAATAGAAAATATGAAATTAGACATATCTGTTCTAGTTTTCTCATTTTTAATGATATATATAATGTCACTATTTTATTCTTACGGTACCGTTAAGGGATTGATACTTAAAAAAAGAAGTTGGATAGTAACTAAGAGGAGATCATAA
- a CDS encoding CoB--CoM heterodisulfide reductase iron-sulfur subunit B family protein yields the protein MTLPTPYGKVAFYPGCALDGLGKPYDVSLKLVAEDLGIPLDKIEDYNCCGALEVKNVNTMAGLLLPARNLALAREMGADAVVSACPGCHYSLSRTQYYLTKYPKLREKTNIYLEKMGTKQYDLKLMLVHAVEYIYNTVGIEGIKSKVKRPLTGLKVAPYYGCLYVRPKSYTLAGYMKLRDDPERPFFMDEILKALGAEVVPFEAKTMCCGGPHVYSDVEVALHLEARILKEAKRNGAEILVTDCPLGHVAIETNMNKIAEKYGEDLRMPLAYFSQLMAFAFGHSPEETLLTANITNPMSILKRYL from the coding sequence ATGACCTTACCTACTCCATATGGTAAAGTGGCCTTTTACCCAGGTTGTGCATTAGACGGGTTAGGAAAGCCTTATGACGTCTCATTAAAATTAGTAGCAGAGGATCTAGGTATTCCATTAGATAAAATTGAGGATTACAATTGCTGTGGAGCATTAGAAGTTAAAAATGTGAATACTATGGCTGGACTGTTGTTACCAGCTAGAAACTTAGCGTTGGCAAGAGAAATGGGAGCAGATGCGGTAGTCTCCGCTTGTCCGGGATGCCATTATTCGCTATCTAGAACTCAATATTATCTAACTAAGTACCCCAAATTAAGAGAAAAGACAAACATATATCTTGAAAAGATGGGTACTAAACAATACGATTTAAAGTTAATGTTAGTTCACGCTGTAGAGTATATTTACAATACAGTAGGAATTGAAGGAATTAAAAGTAAGGTTAAAAGGCCACTAACTGGTTTAAAAGTAGCACCATATTATGGTTGTCTATATGTAAGGCCTAAATCTTATACTTTAGCTGGTTACATGAAACTAAGAGATGATCCAGAAAGGCCTTTCTTTATGGATGAGATACTAAAAGCGTTAGGGGCTGAGGTAGTACCGTTCGAAGCTAAAACTATGTGTTGTGGTGGTCCTCATGTATATTCAGACGTAGAAGTTGCTTTGCATCTTGAAGCAAGAATATTAAAAGAAGCTAAGAGAAATGGTGCAGAAATATTAGTTACGGACTGCCCATTAGGTCATGTTGCAATAGAGACTAATATGAACAAGATAGCTGAAAAGTATGGAGAGGATTTAAGAATGCCCTTAGCTTACTTTTCACAATTGATGGCGTTTGCATTCGGCCATAGTCCAGAGGAAACGTTACTTACTGCAAATATAACTAACCCAATGTCAATACTTAAAAGGTATTTGTAA